A window of Paenibacillus sp. 19GGS1-52 contains these coding sequences:
- a CDS encoding phage baseplate protein, with translation MALIDGKYITVENESPDFPITVTEQPVEKGINLIDHVQVQARVLPLTGVIVGPDAAKTRAYLNAAKDAGQIVSYIGRNAFKGLITAFSTGHDYTMADGFTFSMDIREIRTATSSYVDTLPPPIKAQVAPIVNSGTKQTQDKNTSANKKKSTKTTTTTAKGKDKVEKVKFKSGSKWED, from the coding sequence ATGGCCCTGATAGATGGTAAATACATTACAGTCGAAAATGAGTCTCCGGACTTTCCTATCACTGTTACGGAGCAGCCGGTCGAAAAGGGAATCAATCTGATTGACCATGTCCAAGTACAAGCTCGGGTCCTGCCACTCACCGGTGTTATTGTTGGACCCGATGCGGCAAAAACACGGGCCTATCTAAATGCTGCTAAAGATGCGGGACAAATTGTAAGCTATATCGGTCGTAATGCATTTAAGGGTCTGATCACCGCTTTCTCTACCGGACATGATTACACCATGGCGGACGGTTTCACATTTTCAATGGATATCCGCGAGATTCGCACGGCAACATCATCATATGTGGATACGTTACCTCCGCCAATTAAGGCGCAGGTTGCACCGATTGTTAATAGTGGCACTAAGCAGACCCAAGATAAAAATACCAGCGCCAACAAGAAAAAATCTACCAAAACTACAACCACAACTGCAAAAGGAAAGGACAAGGTTGAAAAGGTGAAATTCAAGTCCGGCAGCAAGTGGGAGGACTGA
- a CDS encoding Gp138 family membrane-puncturing spike protein — MTKTNPAGALAQILGGHGARQADNTSVALPCKVITFDPASLMADVQPLLKLSSGQPAQIMSVPVTGQKFKFKLDIGNGLQEFETIMRPALERGDTVYVVCADAEIKNTLAGQVSAPDTSRRHSRNDAVIVGVMPCSL; from the coding sequence GTGACCAAAACAAACCCAGCCGGAGCACTGGCCCAGATATTGGGCGGACACGGAGCACGGCAAGCAGATAATACCAGCGTGGCCTTGCCGTGCAAAGTGATTACCTTTGACCCAGCGTCCCTGATGGCCGATGTGCAGCCACTCCTTAAGCTGTCCAGCGGGCAGCCTGCACAAATCATGTCCGTGCCGGTCACCGGACAAAAATTTAAATTTAAATTGGATATCGGTAACGGCCTGCAGGAGTTCGAAACGATCATGCGCCCAGCACTGGAGCGCGGTGACACCGTATATGTAGTCTGTGCGGATGCCGAGATTAAAAATACATTGGCCGGTCAAGTGTCTGCGCCGGATACCAGCAGGAGACACAGCCGGAATGACGCTGTAATTGTGGGGGTGATGCCATGCAGTCTTTGA
- a CDS encoding DUF2634 domain-containing protein produces MQSLKLDASGDLIFLSGELQLVSGPEEIAQCCALAVGTNKGEWILDPDMGIDFSRITGKGVTEEEIRDELTGGVLQEPRIQTVDTVTVTFDRVKRTATANFTATAVNGDIITIEGVETVVG; encoded by the coding sequence ATGCAGTCTTTGAAGCTGGACGCATCTGGCGATCTGATATTTTTGAGCGGTGAGTTGCAGCTTGTCAGCGGACCGGAAGAGATTGCCCAATGTTGTGCACTGGCCGTCGGTACCAATAAGGGCGAATGGATACTTGACCCGGACATGGGCATTGATTTTTCCCGGATCACCGGCAAGGGAGTGACCGAAGAAGAGATCCGCGATGAGCTGACAGGTGGCGTGCTGCAGGAACCGCGCATTCAGACCGTGGACACTGTGACCGTAACTTTTGACCGGGTAAAGCGGACAGCAACCGCCAATTTTACGGCCACGGCTGTTAACGGTGACATAATCACAATTGAGGGGGTGGAAACCGTTGTTGGATAG
- a CDS encoding baseplate J/gp47 family protein: MLDSTGFKRLRFDDLFAQMEDKAKETFGDTINTSIRSPMGIILRIFAWFLAIIWSTAEDVYNSGYIPTATGNNLDRLGPQVGITRTLAQWASGQITITGIPGYVVPAGFRASTASGVVFETLEAVTLTAGTGTVAIEALEAGAGGNWGTGMITVVVNPVPDIINVINAAPITGGREKETDAEFRNRFDQSVAGGGAASVDALRGGLLRLPTVRAAAVIENTTMTTDSVGRPAKSFQSYVLGGDEQEIADTIFATKSGGIESYGAISVQVEDLGGQPHTVKFSRAAEVAIKVSVTVTKNDQYPADGDEQVRSAIIRYIGGTDAVGSYYNGLSMGGSVVYTRLISAVYSVEGVEDVALTVGKVTGSLGSSNVVTQAYEVAQTTAAQTTVSSHV; encoded by the coding sequence TTGTTGGATAGCACAGGGTTTAAGCGGCTACGCTTTGATGATTTATTTGCTCAAATGGAGGACAAAGCCAAAGAGACATTTGGAGATACCATAAACACTTCCATCCGGTCGCCCATGGGCATTATCCTACGTATCTTTGCCTGGTTCTTGGCAATTATCTGGAGTACTGCCGAGGACGTATACAATAGCGGTTATATCCCGACAGCCACGGGTAACAATCTGGACAGGTTGGGGCCGCAGGTAGGCATTACCCGCACGCTGGCACAGTGGGCATCCGGACAGATTACCATTACAGGGATACCTGGCTATGTCGTTCCTGCCGGATTTCGGGCTTCCACAGCTTCCGGTGTTGTCTTTGAGACACTAGAGGCTGTAACTCTCACGGCTGGAACTGGTACGGTAGCTATTGAGGCGTTAGAGGCTGGAGCGGGCGGGAATTGGGGTACTGGCATGATCACAGTAGTTGTTAATCCCGTGCCGGATATTATCAATGTGATCAATGCAGCGCCGATTACCGGAGGCCGCGAGAAAGAGACAGATGCTGAGTTTCGCAACCGCTTTGACCAATCGGTTGCCGGTGGTGGAGCAGCATCGGTTGATGCTTTGCGCGGCGGTCTACTGCGACTGCCAACGGTGCGGGCGGCTGCGGTGATTGAGAATACAACCATGACGACGGACAGTGTTGGACGGCCAGCCAAGTCATTTCAGTCTTATGTGCTTGGGGGAGACGAGCAGGAGATTGCGGATACGATCTTTGCAACAAAGAGCGGAGGTATTGAGTCATACGGAGCGATCAGTGTCCAGGTGGAGGACTTGGGCGGTCAGCCTCATACAGTCAAGTTTTCCCGAGCTGCTGAGGTTGCTATAAAAGTATCCGTCACGGTCACCAAAAATGATCAGTATCCGGCGGATGGAGACGAGCAAGTGCGCAGTGCTATTATCCGGTATATTGGCGGCACCGACGCGGTAGGATCTTATTACAACGGATTGAGCATGGGCGGGTCTGTCGTGTATACACGCCTAATTAGTGCCGTTTACAGCGTAGAGGGCGTAGAGGATGTAGCTTTGACGGTAGGTAAGGTAACCGGCAGCTTAGGCAGCAGCAATGTTGTTACTCAAGCATACGAAGTGGCGCAGACCACGGCGGCGCAGACCACGGTGAGCAGTCATGTTTAG
- a CDS encoding pyocin knob domain-containing protein, translated as MADFNEKLPEWQEPGIEPPTSRKTMGWQVNDKPPAGWLNWLFNRIYVVLVEIRSVVSTHKAVSTIGVHGSASAATPNTLIHRDAAGRAQVVAPSAAGDIAIKSTVDNAITALSNATLIPAATNLDTMLTEGNFYMIGTTGVITAITNRPAVSPIPFGLQVVNTGGTTKRQIYRPSTTALTKTYLRNYAGSWGSWYEDENTSAKNVASGYAGLDATSKVPRVNTYSDLGGASVATDLNAILDAGTCSTGPSTLNQPGVETYGTVVSHVSVGDTHNNSSNWIWQMFYGAGGNTYVRRKVNSGAWTDWVFAWTGYNDTILFKIKQKIVDGTDYNNLVAPGSYEIFNLSGTNMSPVTYGVLNVTVTVDNYILQEATSINAPQQKYYRARNETLWGPWQRVLSTEYMGAGSGIIADTIRGYMLDQNLRTTDTPTFNGVNFLRANNYKLGTDLPSTYQLGESIFFCNNVAGFPAMYGTVVTTRSYSAMATVQYFYPYNTDAPIKYRYSLYPTDAWLAWRDVIDSSTYTAADVLAKLKTVDGAGSGTDSDMLDGWHASQSAVASNVAVRDTNKKIAEVSATRVRVTEVVMAATTQTLATYTPTVQGNYTISVCLAVTTATTVVVNLTYTDRSGATTVVIIPSTLLPVGSWSGIPVFIAPMINTAIAVTVTSSAAGTVYASATIKED; from the coding sequence TTGGCAGATTTTAATGAAAAATTACCCGAATGGCAGGAACCAGGTATCGAGCCTCCTACATCAAGGAAAACAATGGGCTGGCAAGTTAATGATAAGCCACCTGCAGGTTGGCTCAATTGGTTGTTTAACCGGATTTATGTGGTGCTTGTTGAAATTCGAAGCGTTGTATCAACCCATAAAGCAGTAAGCACCATAGGTGTACATGGATCAGCTTCAGCCGCCACACCTAATACATTGATTCATAGAGACGCAGCGGGCCGTGCTCAAGTTGTAGCGCCGTCAGCGGCTGGGGATATTGCAATAAAATCAACAGTAGACAACGCCATTACGGCACTGTCAAATGCAACGTTAATACCTGCGGCCACCAATTTAGACACCATGTTAACCGAGGGTAATTTCTATATGATAGGTACGACAGGCGTTATTACAGCCATAACAAACAGGCCCGCAGTTTCTCCCATACCCTTTGGGCTACAAGTTGTGAATACAGGAGGAACCACGAAAAGACAGATATACCGACCCAGTACCACAGCGTTAACTAAAACGTATCTTCGAAATTATGCGGGGTCCTGGGGATCGTGGTATGAGGACGAAAACACCAGCGCTAAGAATGTGGCTAGTGGGTACGCGGGATTAGATGCCACATCAAAAGTACCGAGAGTGAATACCTATAGTGATCTAGGGGGTGCTTCTGTAGCAACGGATCTAAACGCGATACTTGATGCGGGTACCTGTTCCACAGGACCGAGTACCCTTAATCAACCAGGCGTCGAGACATATGGAACAGTGGTTTCCCATGTTAGCGTAGGCGATACACATAACAACTCCAGCAACTGGATTTGGCAAATGTTTTATGGCGCGGGGGGTAACACCTACGTAAGGCGTAAAGTGAATAGCGGAGCTTGGACGGACTGGGTTTTTGCCTGGACGGGTTATAATGATACGATTCTATTCAAAATAAAGCAGAAAATAGTAGATGGCACCGACTACAATAATTTGGTAGCGCCCGGAAGCTACGAAATATTTAACCTTTCAGGCACGAACATGTCACCCGTTACCTATGGCGTTCTTAATGTGACCGTTACTGTAGATAACTACATTTTGCAGGAGGCAACTTCTATTAACGCCCCCCAGCAAAAATACTACAGAGCGCGTAATGAAACCTTATGGGGACCATGGCAGCGAGTATTGTCTACCGAATACATGGGAGCGGGTAGCGGAATAATTGCAGACACAATTCGAGGTTATATGCTTGACCAAAATTTGCGTACAACTGATACACCTACATTTAATGGCGTAAACTTCCTACGTGCAAACAATTACAAATTAGGTACAGACCTGCCTTCCACCTATCAACTGGGTGAGTCTATATTCTTTTGCAACAATGTAGCAGGGTTTCCTGCCATGTATGGAACAGTTGTGACCACTAGGAGTTATTCTGCTATGGCTACTGTTCAATATTTTTACCCTTATAACACCGACGCACCTATTAAGTATCGATATTCCCTATACCCAACTGACGCATGGCTTGCGTGGCGAGATGTTATTGATTCATCAACGTATACGGCAGCCGATGTACTAGCAAAATTAAAAACAGTAGATGGTGCAGGCAGCGGAACGGACTCCGATATGCTTGACGGGTGGCATGCCTCTCAATCTGCTGTGGCAAGTAACGTAGCAGTTCGTGACACAAATAAAAAAATAGCGGAAGTATCGGCAACAAGAGTCAGAGTCACCGAAGTAGTCATGGCGGCAACGACACAAACGTTAGCAACGTATACGCCAACTGTACAAGGCAACTACACCATATCTGTATGCTTGGCCGTGACGACTGCTACTACGGTAGTCGTTAATCTTACGTATACGGACCGCTCTGGAGCCACGACCGTAGTCATAATACCATCGACTCTGCTGCCTGTTGGAAGCTGGAGCGGTATCCCTGTATTTATTGCACCCATGATCAACACTGCTATTGCTGTAACGGTTACCAGTAGCGCAGCGGGTACGGTTTATGCATCGGCTACGATAAAGGAGGATTAA
- a CDS encoding phage holin family protein — protein MLNHIKNIFITIYTAAIGSGFREIATGLSSALIGLFAMAAGWLGGYDKPLQFLIVLMLADYISGVAGAFKTKTVSSDIMFWGGIRKITVLFVVGLAALVDDWVQPGAPVFRMAAILFYAGREGLSVVENFGVIGVPWPQAMKDFLMQLSEDKTKNNPAKPEHPDNDQSA, from the coding sequence ATGCTCAATCATATCAAAAATATTTTTATAACGATTTACACGGCAGCCATAGGATCGGGATTTCGAGAGATTGCAACAGGCTTATCGTCGGCTTTGATTGGCCTGTTTGCCATGGCTGCAGGCTGGCTGGGCGGGTACGATAAACCATTGCAATTTCTTATCGTGCTTATGCTGGCCGATTACATCAGCGGGGTAGCTGGAGCGTTTAAGACCAAGACAGTCAGCAGCGACATAATGTTCTGGGGCGGTATACGCAAGATTACGGTCCTTTTTGTCGTGGGCCTGGCCGCACTGGTGGACGATTGGGTGCAGCCTGGAGCACCAGTTTTTCGAATGGCCGCAATACTGTTTTATGCCGGCCGCGAGGGTTTAAGTGTAGTTGAGAATTTTGGGGTTATTGGTGTGCCGTGGCCACAGGCTATGAAGGACTTTTTAATGCAGCTTAGCGAGGACAAGACCAAAAACAACCCAGCTAAGCCGGAACATCCAGACAATGACCAGTCAGCATAA
- a CDS encoding DUF6527 family protein, translating to MILHRMDWDGKGTVAWRFFCPGCKQFHPIIEGRWQFNGDMERPTFSPSLIVGAGTEEVCHSFIVDGKIQFLSDCYHDLAGMTVDIPYSK from the coding sequence GTGATACTTCATCGGATGGATTGGGATGGAAAAGGAACAGTAGCTTGGAGGTTCTTTTGTCCCGGGTGCAAACAGTTTCATCCTATCATTGAGGGGCGCTGGCAGTTTAACGGCGACATGGAGCGCCCGACATTCTCTCCATCATTGATAGTCGGAGCTGGAACAGAAGAGGTCTGCCACAGCTTTATTGTAGACGGAAAAATTCAATTCCTGTCGGATTGCTACCATGATTTGGCCGGAATGACCGTCGATATACCATACTCGAAATGA